A single genomic interval of Cellvibrio sp. PSBB023 harbors:
- a CDS encoding polysaccharide deacetylase family protein, with the protein MNYLMRVMVAMIAYLALPASAAVVILYHHVSDTTPKSTSISPAAFEAQMDYLAKNNFTVVPLLELTEKLRKGEPLPDKTVAISFDDSYASVYESAFPRLKKRGWPFTFFVNTDAVGTGKIFVNWDQLREMAKAGATIANHSSSHTHLPRREGSESAAQWRDRITQDINNAQQKIKQEIGTAPMILAYPFGEYDVDVQRIAKKLGYIAFGQQSGALYGKGDLQSVPRFPFGGSFTALDDFILKVNTKPMPLTEVEFYGDNKQKQENLIVRESEKPWLVLTLSDDSLLKKINCFATGQGAITTAVIDNKLWVQPNKPLGTGRTRYNCTAYAGEKGRFYWYTQQWLATDKQGNWTYRD; encoded by the coding sequence ATGAACTATTTGATGCGTGTGATGGTGGCGATGATTGCGTACCTGGCACTGCCAGCTTCGGCGGCAGTGGTGATTTTATATCACCATGTCAGCGATACCACGCCCAAGTCCACCAGCATCAGTCCCGCGGCGTTTGAAGCGCAGATGGATTACCTGGCCAAGAATAATTTTACGGTGGTGCCATTACTGGAACTCACTGAAAAATTGCGCAAAGGCGAGCCGCTGCCGGATAAAACCGTGGCCATCAGTTTTGATGATTCCTATGCGTCGGTATACGAATCCGCATTTCCCCGGTTAAAAAAACGCGGCTGGCCATTTACCTTTTTTGTGAACACTGACGCGGTTGGTACCGGAAAAATATTTGTAAATTGGGATCAGTTGCGTGAAATGGCAAAAGCGGGTGCAACCATTGCCAACCACAGCAGCAGTCACACCCACTTGCCCCGGCGCGAGGGGAGTGAATCTGCCGCGCAGTGGCGCGACCGTATCACACAAGATATTAATAACGCCCAACAAAAAATCAAACAGGAAATTGGAACTGCGCCCATGATCCTCGCGTATCCCTTTGGCGAGTACGATGTGGATGTGCAGCGCATTGCTAAAAAATTAGGTTACATCGCATTTGGGCAACAGTCCGGTGCGCTTTATGGCAAAGGTGATTTGCAGTCTGTGCCACGGTTTCCATTTGGTGGCAGCTTCACGGCGTTGGACGATTTTATTCTCAAGGTCAACACCAAACCTATGCCACTTACTGAGGTTGAATTTTATGGCGACAACAAACAGAAACAGGAAAACCTGATTGTGCGTGAGAGCGAAAAACCCTGGCTGGTGTTAACACTCAGCGATGATAGCCTGTTGAAAAAAATCAATTGTTTTGCCACTGGGCAGGGCGCTATTACCACGGCTGTTATCGACAATAAATTGTGGGTGCAACCAAATAAACCTTTAGGTACTGGTCGTACCCGTTACAACTGCACTGCCTATGCAGGAGAAAAAGGTCGCTTTTATTGGTACACCCAACAATGGCTGGCAACGGATAAACAAGGCAATTGGACCTACCGCGATTAG
- a CDS encoding glucosaminidase domain-containing protein, whose product MNKHASQWLLGLALIAFPIATLILVLGMMSVPLQQLILDDDELTSNTLLPDFAAIEQTPERKAQFLEMLRPLVDEKNTKLLKSRERLLKIKEEWDSSATLTGVNKRNLARLREKFHVTYETYPEDARAIEILLLRVDVIPPAMVMAQAAVESGWGTSRFAEEAHNLFGHWCYKPGCGLVPSRRAANAKHEVKKFNNVEESLTAYFNNINTHNAYRPWRQLRAQLRHDETRFTGSTMVAELGKYSSRGPAYIHELRTVIRSNRLE is encoded by the coding sequence ATGAATAAACACGCGTCACAATGGCTGTTGGGTTTAGCACTGATCGCCTTTCCAATCGCCACCCTGATTCTGGTGTTAGGGATGATGTCCGTACCGCTGCAACAGCTCATACTCGATGACGATGAGCTTACCTCCAATACACTGTTGCCCGACTTTGCCGCCATTGAACAAACACCCGAGCGCAAAGCGCAATTTTTGGAGATGCTGCGCCCGCTGGTCGACGAAAAAAATACCAAACTGTTAAAGTCCCGCGAGCGGTTGCTAAAGATCAAAGAAGAATGGGACAGCAGCGCAACACTCACCGGGGTCAATAAGCGCAATTTGGCGCGGCTGCGCGAAAAATTCCACGTCACCTATGAAACCTACCCGGAAGATGCGCGCGCCATAGAGATTTTATTACTGCGGGTGGATGTAATCCCACCGGCGATGGTGATGGCGCAAGCGGCAGTTGAATCCGGCTGGGGCACCTCCCGCTTTGCCGAGGAAGCCCACAATTTATTTGGCCACTGGTGCTATAAACCGGGCTGTGGCCTAGTACCCAGCCGCCGCGCAGCCAACGCCAAACACGAGGTTAAGAAATTTAACAATGTTGAAGAATCGCTTACGGCATACTTCAACAACATTAACACCCACAATGCCTATCGCCCCTGGCGCCAATTGCGCGCGCAATTGCGTCATGATGAAACGCGCTTCACCGGCAGCACCATGGTGGCCGAGCTGGGCAAATACTCCAGCCGGGGCCCTGCGTACATTCACGAATTACGCACCGTCATTCGCAGTAACCGACTTGAATAA
- a CDS encoding replication protein P yields MQDSNSLINQVAHEIAASHNSSTTAAGQADRRSEQATPTDAHIDAINQVFALFRINYHNQYYAAFKDNELLNQARRLWLNSLAQFAPETILRGARKVIEESEYLPTLNRMIRACQGDPEKFGLLDAHAAYVEACRAPSPKSAHHWSHPAVYHAGCASDWYFLMTNPEKVAFPIFERHYLKLCERVMNGAELPAPNVQLLPETIETPLTKEENLKRMEALRKQLDL; encoded by the coding sequence ATGCAGGACAGCAATTCGCTAATCAACCAGGTCGCACACGAGATAGCAGCCTCGCACAACAGCTCAACGACCGCAGCTGGGCAAGCTGACCGACGCAGTGAACAGGCGACACCGACGGATGCGCATATCGATGCGATCAATCAGGTGTTTGCGCTGTTTCGCATCAATTATCACAACCAGTATTACGCGGCGTTTAAAGACAATGAACTGCTCAATCAAGCGCGCCGCCTGTGGTTGAATTCGCTCGCGCAATTTGCGCCGGAGACAATTTTGCGCGGTGCGCGCAAGGTGATAGAAGAATCGGAATACCTACCTACCCTCAACCGTATGATTCGCGCCTGTCAGGGCGATCCGGAAAAGTTCGGCCTGCTCGATGCCCATGCCGCCTATGTGGAAGCTTGTCGCGCGCCCAGCCCGAAATCGGCGCACCACTGGAGCCACCCGGCGGTCTATCACGCGGGGTGTGCTAGCGATTGGTATTTTTTAATGACCAATCCCGAGAAGGTTGCCTTCCCGATTTTTGAGCGTCACTACCTGAAATTGTGTGAGCGCGTAATGAATGGCGCCGAGTTGCCAGCACCCAACGTGCAATTGCTACCGGAGACCATTGAAACGCCGCTCACCAAAGAGGAAAACCTCAAGCGCATGGAAGCCCTGCGCAAACAACTCGATTTATAA
- a CDS encoding DnaT-like ssDNA-binding domain-containing protein, which translates to MSSSLLPERPLLISPSLAATIGLEEACMLSILGDMATYLPLHPANNRQWLDIDESWVSRLMPFWTDFDVQRISRSLKDKGIILLASAPYVDSRRLTLAFDDASTAPFAQPAPAAIAPIAAMAPAINSGATLISPNWQPDQELLRQIAQYNIPLDFVRLQVPEFVTYWRERGETNHSWGAKFLKDLLHKWRNYETQIARQQREEQERNSRDRDTEFLQRDLETAMHSQWRPSKDALEVLVKHANISLAFVEDSIPEFVVYWQERGDVGRTWNSKFIQHVKRQWQRYHSALEHDTEPKRIPENWNPSKDVYDVLKLANIDLKFAQQQVAEFVLFWRDSNQVYASWNTKFLQHVKYHWAKQHALATVNSQQVNPNAGQQFANQPGRTRDSSLAQQLNDRSWAS; encoded by the coding sequence ATGAGTTCATCGCTATTACCGGAACGCCCGCTGCTGATTTCCCCGTCGCTGGCGGCCACTATCGGGCTGGAAGAGGCCTGCATGTTGTCGATTTTGGGCGATATGGCAACCTATTTGCCGTTGCATCCGGCCAACAATCGCCAGTGGCTGGATATTGATGAAAGCTGGGTGAGCCGACTCATGCCTTTCTGGACGGATTTTGATGTACAGCGCATCAGCCGCAGCTTGAAAGACAAAGGCATTATCCTGCTCGCCTCCGCGCCCTATGTGGACAGCCGCCGCTTGACCCTGGCGTTTGATGATGCCAGCACCGCGCCCTTCGCCCAGCCTGCACCCGCCGCCATAGCGCCGATTGCAGCCATGGCCCCGGCGATCAATAGCGGTGCGACGCTGATATCACCCAACTGGCAGCCGGATCAGGAACTGCTGCGCCAGATCGCCCAATACAATATTCCGCTGGATTTTGTACGCCTGCAGGTGCCCGAGTTTGTGACCTACTGGCGCGAGCGCGGTGAGACCAATCACTCTTGGGGCGCCAAGTTTTTAAAAGATTTGCTGCATAAATGGCGCAACTACGAAACCCAAATCGCCCGCCAACAGCGCGAAGAACAAGAGCGCAACAGCCGCGACCGCGATACCGAATTCCTTCAGCGCGACTTGGAAACCGCCATGCACAGCCAGTGGCGCCCGAGTAAAGATGCCCTTGAAGTCTTGGTCAAACACGCCAATATCAGCCTCGCGTTTGTGGAGGATTCCATCCCGGAATTTGTCGTCTACTGGCAGGAGCGCGGCGATGTGGGCCGCACCTGGAACAGCAAGTTTATCCAGCATGTAAAACGCCAGTGGCAGCGCTACCACTCGGCGCTGGAACACGATACCGAGCCCAAGCGTATTCCGGAGAACTGGAACCCCAGTAAAGATGTCTATGACGTTTTGAAACTGGCCAATATCGATTTGAAATTTGCGCAGCAGCAAGTGGCCGAATTTGTATTGTTCTGGCGCGACAGCAATCAGGTCTACGCCAGTTGGAACACCAAATTTTTGCAACACGTGAAATACCACTGGGCCAAACAACACGCCCTGGCAACCGTTAATTCGCAGCAGGTTAATCCAAATGCAGGACAGCAATTCGCTAATCAACCAGGTCGCACACGAGATAGCAGCCTCGCACAACAGCTCAACGACCGCAGCTGGGCAAGCTGA
- a CDS encoding methyl-accepting chemotaxis protein, translated as MKLNSLNAKMMSIIVLVVISYVIILWVMNAQASKMQRDLAVTYAAELAQHEALDVKNQLENAMNASRTLAYALAGLRKVNPDRAVANALLREVLAQNPTFLGVWSGWEANAFDNRDNDYRNTTAHDASGRFLPYWNRGSGTLEVESLVDYDTPGAGDFYLLPKANRAETLIEPYIYKVAGKDTLITTVVVPIIDAGRFLGVAGVDIALSDYQAEVSKLKPYETGYASLFSNTGVYVGDAQPERVGTQVDDPELEAAISAGKVLGRYRFNDVLDTETYEVSVPVIVGATTTPWSFKVTVPMERMMETVIAMRTTAIIIGLISILVVATILIWCIRLWVLNPIESARIAALRLADGDLRVAIQVRGEDEIAQLLTAMQTMSEKLVAIIASIRSSAEGLVQSSEQIGSTSQNLSQAATQQAATVEETSASVEEISSAVAQNSDNASTTDGIASSSAQTAAQGGEAVRETVLAMRQIAQKIGLVDEIAYQTNLLALNAAIEAGRAGEHGRGFAVVAAEVRKLAQRSQEAAKDIGSVASQSVALAERAGSLLDEMLPGIRKTADLVQEISAASREQTTGLDQINAAVSQMAQTTQVNAAAAEELNATAEEMSNQAIQLQEMMEFFKIRQR; from the coding sequence ATGAAGTTGAACAGCCTCAACGCCAAAATGATGTCGATTATTGTGTTGGTCGTGATTAGTTACGTGATCATCCTGTGGGTGATGAATGCCCAGGCCAGCAAAATGCAGCGCGATCTGGCGGTCACCTATGCTGCCGAGCTGGCACAGCACGAAGCATTGGATGTGAAAAATCAGTTGGAAAATGCGATGAACGCCTCGCGCACCCTGGCCTATGCCTTGGCCGGGCTGCGCAAGGTTAACCCCGATCGCGCCGTGGCCAATGCGCTGTTGCGAGAAGTGTTGGCGCAAAACCCGACCTTTCTGGGGGTGTGGTCAGGCTGGGAGGCCAATGCCTTTGATAATCGCGATAACGACTATCGCAATACTACCGCCCACGATGCTTCCGGCCGTTTCCTGCCCTATTGGAATCGCGGCAGCGGCACATTGGAGGTTGAATCGCTGGTGGACTATGACACGCCCGGTGCGGGGGATTTTTACCTGCTGCCCAAAGCCAATCGGGCAGAGACCCTGATTGAGCCTTACATCTATAAGGTGGCAGGCAAAGACACATTGATCACCACCGTGGTGGTTCCCATTATTGACGCTGGCCGATTCCTGGGGGTGGCCGGTGTGGATATCGCCTTGTCGGATTACCAGGCCGAAGTCAGCAAGCTCAAACCCTATGAGACAGGCTATGCCAGCCTGTTTTCCAATACCGGCGTATATGTAGGTGATGCCCAGCCCGAGCGAGTTGGCACCCAGGTGGATGACCCGGAACTGGAAGCGGCAATCAGCGCTGGCAAGGTGTTGGGGCGCTACCGCTTTAACGATGTGTTGGATACTGAAACCTATGAGGTCTCGGTACCGGTGATTGTTGGTGCGACTACCACGCCTTGGTCATTCAAGGTCACTGTGCCCATGGAGCGCATGATGGAAACGGTCATTGCGATGCGCACCACGGCCATCATTATTGGCCTGATCAGCATTCTGGTGGTGGCGACGATTCTGATCTGGTGTATTCGTTTGTGGGTGTTAAACCCGATCGAATCGGCGCGTATCGCGGCGTTGCGCCTTGCTGACGGCGATTTGCGGGTTGCGATTCAGGTGCGCGGCGAGGATGAAATCGCCCAGCTACTCACGGCCATGCAAACCATGAGCGAGAAACTGGTCGCCATTATTGCCAGTATTCGCAGCTCTGCCGAAGGCTTGGTGCAATCGAGCGAGCAGATTGGCAGTACCTCCCAAAACCTGTCGCAAGCAGCCACCCAGCAGGCGGCCACCGTGGAGGAAACCAGTGCTTCGGTGGAGGAAATCTCCTCTGCTGTTGCGCAGAATTCCGACAATGCCAGCACCACTGATGGCATTGCCAGCAGCAGTGCTCAAACCGCCGCGCAAGGGGGCGAAGCCGTGCGCGAAACTGTGCTGGCCATGCGCCAGATTGCACAGAAAATCGGGTTGGTGGATGAGATTGCCTATCAGACCAACCTGCTTGCCTTAAATGCGGCGATTGAAGCTGGCCGCGCCGGTGAACATGGACGCGGGTTTGCCGTGGTCGCCGCCGAGGTGCGCAAATTGGCCCAACGCAGCCAGGAAGCGGCCAAAGACATTGGCTCCGTGGCGAGCCAAAGTGTGGCGCTGGCCGAGCGGGCGGGTAGTTTGTTGGATGAAATGTTGCCGGGCATTCGCAAAACAGCGGATCTGGTGCAGGAAATCAGTGCGGCCTCCCGCGAACAAACCACCGGGCTGGATCAAATTAATGCGGCAGTAAGTCAAATGGCGCAAACCACCCAGGTTAATGCCGCCGCTGCCGAGGAGCTGAATGCCACGGCTGAAGAGATGAGCAACCAGGCCATTCAGTTACAGGAAATGATGGAGTTTTTTAAAATCCGGCAGCGCTAG
- a CDS encoding sensor histidine kinase — translation MPKNLYDTLLDVSKSSMIDAGDMQSAGLLILTAAIHGLGINRAGIWLLTEDKQAICGKMLIDGDECKLDSDLCLARRDFPRYFDSLDTERAVVANNAHTDPGTYEFRDNYLIPNGITSMLDAPIRHRGNMLGIICCEHQGDARDWTNEEIAFVSALADTYGRAVSAAQRNEYEQKLKEINEQLEQKVNERTDILQTALRNLHHTQAKLIESEKLASLGRMVSSLAHEINTPLGIAVTSSSHCASELKRVQQLYRDEQLSEDEFAQFLQAIDDGLQLINHNLTRAAGLVRDFKLSGSIHIASDEEVFDLRACIELSLKGLQPLLRKHHITCELAPGDAVPLNSYPGAIAQIITNLITNSIHHAFAHTEHKRIHITLETHADKILLHYRDNGSGIPVEIRDKIFEPFFTTARRTGGSGLGLSIVYNLITQKLGGEIEIAEDQSQGAQFLIYLPSGGVTAGSK, via the coding sequence ATGCCTAAAAATCTTTACGACACACTGCTGGATGTCTCCAAGTCCTCCATGATTGATGCAGGCGATATGCAAAGCGCCGGTTTGTTAATTCTCACCGCCGCGATTCACGGGCTGGGTATTAATCGCGCGGGAATATGGCTGCTCACTGAAGATAAACAAGCTATTTGCGGCAAGATGTTAATCGATGGCGACGAGTGCAAACTGGATAGCGATTTGTGCCTCGCACGGCGGGATTTTCCCCGCTATTTTGATAGCCTGGATACAGAGCGAGCAGTAGTCGCCAACAATGCCCACACCGATCCCGGCACCTATGAATTTCGCGATAACTATTTAATCCCCAATGGCATTACCTCCATGCTCGATGCCCCTATCCGCCATCGCGGTAATATGCTGGGTATTATTTGTTGTGAGCACCAGGGCGATGCACGCGATTGGACAAACGAAGAGATCGCATTTGTCAGCGCCCTGGCCGACACCTACGGGCGTGCCGTCAGTGCGGCACAACGCAACGAATACGAACAAAAGCTCAAAGAAATTAACGAGCAGTTGGAACAAAAAGTGAATGAGCGCACTGACATTCTGCAAACCGCGCTGCGCAATTTACATCACACCCAAGCCAAGTTAATCGAGAGCGAAAAACTCGCGTCACTGGGACGCATGGTGTCCAGTTTGGCCCATGAAATTAATACGCCTCTGGGCATTGCTGTCACCTCCTCCAGCCACTGCGCCAGTGAATTAAAACGTGTGCAGCAGTTGTACCGCGACGAACAACTCAGCGAAGACGAATTTGCGCAATTCCTACAAGCCATAGACGACGGCTTGCAACTCATCAACCACAACCTCACCCGCGCTGCCGGATTGGTGCGGGACTTTAAACTCTCCGGTTCCATCCATATCGCCAGTGATGAAGAAGTATTTGATTTACGCGCCTGTATCGAACTATCACTCAAAGGCTTGCAGCCGCTGTTGCGCAAACATCATATTACCTGCGAACTGGCGCCCGGCGATGCAGTACCACTCAACAGTTACCCCGGCGCTATCGCGCAAATTATTACTAACCTGATTACCAATTCCATTCACCACGCCTTTGCCCACACTGAACACAAACGCATTCACATCACGCTGGAAACCCATGCCGATAAAATACTGCTTCACTACCGCGACAACGGCAGCGGTATTCCCGTCGAGATTCGCGATAAGATTTTTGAACCCTTTTTTACCACCGCGCGCCGCACCGGAGGCTCCGGTTTGGGCTTGTCGATTGTGTATAACCTGATCACGCAGAAATTGGGCGGGGAAATAGAAATCGCAGAGGATCAAAGCCAAGGGGCACAGTTTTTGATTTACCTGCCCTCCGGCGGCGTTACCGCCGGGAGCAAATAA
- a CDS encoding response regulator encodes MKFLKQATTQTTTKRATGMPWKVAIIDDEEQVHAVTQLVLKNTHIDDLPLQFLNAYSAAEGLSLFQNHPDIALAFIDVIMESDDAGLQLIHKIRNELGNHTTRIVLRTGQPGTSPEETVIRTYDINDYKSKTELTDTKLKTCVYSSIRSYRDIITIETSKRGMQKVIAASDSVLRSQTLYQFGNAILNHTIQLLGIKTAEMYLISQHVDLFGDAEMILLAATGDEVKLDTHWSADIMPADVKKIIQQTLTQKQSYRDGSIFIGYYHTNSSTESVLYTRFHEEHSALQDEILTLFAANITLIFQNLHSREHIQETQKELLLVLGDAIEQRSKETGSHVRRVALMCELIALKLGQSSEYAEMLKYASPLHDIGKIGIPETILHKPGKLDDAEWEVMKTHAQIGYELLKNSTRTIAKMGARIALTHHEHWDGNGYPAGLKGDDIPLEGRIVAIIDVIDALGSERAYKKPWQENDIIQYIRERSGKQFDPAIADAALELFDHFREIRHNFPDHMQH; translated from the coding sequence ATGAAATTTCTAAAACAGGCAACAACCCAGACCACTACCAAACGCGCCACCGGCATGCCCTGGAAGGTGGCGATTATCGACGATGAAGAGCAGGTTCACGCCGTTACACAACTGGTGCTGAAAAATACTCATATCGATGATTTGCCGCTGCAGTTCCTCAATGCTTATAGCGCGGCAGAAGGTCTGAGCCTGTTTCAAAATCACCCGGATATTGCACTGGCATTTATTGATGTGATTATGGAGAGCGACGATGCCGGTTTGCAGTTGATTCACAAGATTCGCAACGAGCTGGGCAATCACACTACCCGCATCGTATTGCGCACCGGGCAGCCGGGAACATCGCCGGAAGAAACCGTCATTCGCACTTACGACATCAATGATTACAAAAGTAAAACTGAACTGACCGATACCAAATTAAAAACCTGTGTGTATTCGTCCATTCGCTCCTATCGCGATATTATTACCATTGAAACCAGCAAACGCGGCATGCAAAAAGTCATTGCCGCCTCTGACTCGGTATTGCGCAGCCAAACGCTTTACCAATTTGGCAATGCTATTTTGAATCACACCATCCAATTGCTGGGCATTAAAACGGCGGAGATGTATTTAATCAGCCAGCATGTGGATTTATTTGGCGATGCCGAAATGATATTGCTGGCCGCGACCGGCGATGAAGTCAAACTCGACACTCACTGGAGTGCCGACATCATGCCCGCCGATGTCAAAAAAATCATTCAGCAAACCCTGACGCAAAAACAATCCTACCGCGACGGCTCTATTTTTATTGGCTACTACCACACCAACAGCAGTACCGAGAGCGTGCTTTATACCCGCTTCCATGAAGAGCACAGTGCCTTGCAGGATGAAATCCTCACGCTCTTTGCCGCCAACATCACGTTAATTTTCCAAAACCTGCACAGCCGTGAACATATTCAGGAAACGCAAAAAGAACTGCTGCTGGTGCTGGGCGATGCCATTGAACAGCGCTCCAAGGAAACCGGCTCCCATGTGCGGCGCGTGGCGCTGATGTGTGAACTGATTGCATTAAAACTGGGCCAGAGTAGCGAGTACGCGGAGATGTTGAAATACGCTTCGCCGCTGCACGATATTGGCAAGATCGGCATACCGGAAACCATTTTGCACAAGCCCGGAAAACTCGATGACGCCGAATGGGAAGTGATGAAAACCCACGCACAAATTGGCTATGAACTGTTAAAAAATTCCACACGCACCATTGCAAAAATGGGCGCGCGCATTGCCCTCACCCACCACGAGCATTGGGATGGCAATGGTTATCCCGCCGGTTTAAAAGGCGACGACATTCCACTGGAAGGGCGCATTGTGGCCATTATTGATGTGATTGATGCACTAGGCTCCGAGCGCGCCTATAAAAAACCCTGGCAGGAAAACGATATTATCCAGTACATCCGCGAGCGCAGCGGCAAACAATTTGACCCCGCCATAGCCGATGCCGCGCTGGAACTGTTTGACCACTTCCGTGAGATTCGCCACAACTTCCCCGACCACATGCAACATTAA
- a CDS encoding TonB-dependent siderophore receptor, which produces MYAPAVRACLPLVIGLTALPAMADSPQPETGVEEMVVQGRKSDYSVITENAQKIIDAPGSLGDPLMAVFSLPGVLSEGDGGGAPAVRGSSPSDNLYRVDGAPAGYVFHAFSTSIFNENIIQDFQLFSAGFGPSYGGAIGGVFDIKLRDPRDQAIATKVDVSILRAGLFVEGAATENSAFYLSARSSLLQYFYDADEDEEEDGIKIQDAPEDTDYQFKYQYRLGDHHKFTLSANGATDLVAAEFTERSTEAMEDPDFAGDAKVENTFNNQSLRWQYDSGNGSLMDVQVGHYRDNADTFWGGDKYFFELEKEASYLLADYSHVVGAGHTLSLGGQAQVSDYRYRGRFINYVCTEFDPDCLLRRGELLELSEPLKVQEQQVYINDHWQMTERLSVDLGVHGHHNDLTNESFAHPRVAVSWEFIDDWTLSAAGGRYNRLPDIDKVFASFGNPELKSPTSNHYTLGIRHELDDGWSWSVNGYYKTMAQLPLASEVDDTSKPPYTNNTEGEAYGVDIFINKDRIDRWYGWFAISASHSNRTNQLTGIKRDYYLDTPLVVNAVVNYQLTDNWNLGTRLTAQSGRAITPIVGVQPNPYFEDHLLPVYGEPYGDNLPPYIRLDLRAQRQMTLFGVPGTYNIDVLNVLNRENVSDRHLDYKRTRETGQLSLKDEAGLGLIVSLGLSLQF; this is translated from the coding sequence ATGTATGCTCCTGCTGTTCGCGCATGCCTTCCCCTTGTTATCGGCCTGACCGCCTTGCCTGCGATGGCCGACTCGCCGCAACCTGAAACCGGTGTGGAGGAAATGGTGGTGCAGGGGCGTAAAAGTGATTACTCGGTGATTACTGAAAATGCGCAAAAAATTATCGATGCACCCGGTTCATTGGGCGATCCACTTATGGCCGTGTTCAGCCTGCCCGGTGTGTTAAGTGAAGGTGATGGCGGCGGTGCACCGGCGGTGCGTGGATCATCGCCCTCGGACAATTTGTACCGGGTGGACGGTGCGCCCGCTGGTTATGTGTTCCATGCGTTTTCTACTTCGATATTCAATGAAAATATCATTCAGGATTTCCAACTTTTTTCGGCGGGTTTCGGGCCAAGTTATGGTGGTGCTATCGGCGGTGTGTTTGACATAAAACTGCGCGACCCTCGCGATCAGGCCATAGCGACAAAAGTCGATGTATCGATTCTGCGCGCGGGCTTATTTGTCGAGGGCGCGGCGACTGAAAACTCGGCTTTTTATCTGTCTGCCCGCTCCAGTTTGCTGCAATATTTTTACGATGCTGACGAGGACGAAGAAGAGGATGGCATCAAGATTCAGGATGCGCCCGAAGACACGGATTACCAATTCAAATACCAGTACCGCTTGGGCGATCACCACAAATTCACCTTGAGTGCCAATGGTGCGACTGACCTGGTGGCGGCCGAGTTTACCGAGCGCTCAACCGAGGCGATGGAAGACCCGGATTTTGCGGGCGATGCCAAAGTCGAAAACACGTTCAACAACCAGTCCCTGCGCTGGCAATACGATTCCGGCAACGGTTCGCTGATGGATGTGCAGGTCGGCCACTATCGGGACAATGCCGATACCTTTTGGGGCGGCGATAAGTATTTTTTTGAATTGGAAAAAGAGGCCAGTTATCTGCTGGCGGATTACTCGCACGTGGTGGGCGCGGGCCATACCCTGTCGCTGGGTGGTCAGGCCCAGGTCAGTGACTATCGTTACCGCGGGCGTTTTATCAATTATGTCTGTACCGAGTTTGACCCGGACTGCCTGCTGCGTCGCGGTGAATTGCTGGAGCTGAGTGAACCCCTAAAGGTTCAGGAGCAACAGGTATATATCAATGATCATTGGCAGATGACAGAGCGACTGTCCGTTGACTTGGGGGTACATGGTCACCACAACGATTTGACCAACGAGTCCTTTGCCCATCCGCGTGTGGCTGTGTCGTGGGAGTTTATCGACGACTGGACCCTCAGCGCTGCCGGTGGCCGCTATAACCGTTTGCCTGATATCGACAAAGTCTTTGCCAGTTTCGGTAACCCGGAGCTTAAATCCCCCACCTCAAATCACTACACCCTGGGCATCAGGCACGAGTTGGACGACGGTTGGAGCTGGTCGGTGAATGGCTACTACAAAACCATGGCACAGTTGCCACTGGCGTCAGAGGTGGATGACACCAGCAAGCCGCCCTATACCAACAACACCGAAGGGGAAGCCTATGGTGTGGATATATTTATCAACAAGGATCGTATTGATCGCTGGTATGGCTGGTTTGCGATCAGTGCCTCGCACAGCAATCGCACCAACCAATTAACCGGTATCAAGCGGGATTACTATTTGGATACCCCCTTGGTCGTCAACGCCGTGGTGAATTACCAGCTCACCGACAACTGGAACCTGGGTACTCGCCTGACGGCGCAATCAGGGCGCGCCATTACGCCTATCGTCGGTGTTCAGCCCAATCCGTATTTTGAGGATCACCTGCTGCCGGTTTACGGTGAGCCCTATGGCGATAACCTGCCTCCTTATATCCGTCTGGATCTGCGCGCCCAGCGCCAAATGACGCTATTTGGTGTGCCCGGCACCTACAATATCGATGTGCTCAATGTGTTGAACCGCGAAAATGTCAGCGACCGCCATCTGGATTACAAGCGCACCCGGGAAACCGGACAGCTTTCCCTGAAAGATGAAGCGGGCCTGGGGCTGATTGTCTCATTGGGTCTGTCACTGCAGTTTTAG